A stretch of Crossiella cryophila DNA encodes these proteins:
- a CDS encoding DMT family transporter, giving the protein MTAIVLVLLAAIAHALWNFAAKRAGDGGAAFVWLYQVASVVICGPVAVLAFVFGDTPARWTWLLAVGVSAVLHAVYALVLQRGYAVGEMSVVYPVARGSGPLLTVLAAVLVLGERPGWAGLLGAAAIVAGVFVIGLGPSSQRGALNASLVYGGLTGVAIASYTLWDAYSVTTLAVPPLIYFCLGSLAQSLMLAPVALRRPERVAAVWRTYRTEVLVVAVLSPLGYVLVLYAMRLAPLSVVAPVRELSIVLGALLAWRWFGEANPVRRLIGAALVLAGIAAVATA; this is encoded by the coding sequence GTGACCGCCATCGTGCTGGTACTGCTGGCCGCGATCGCACACGCGCTGTGGAACTTCGCGGCCAAGCGGGCCGGGGACGGCGGAGCCGCGTTCGTGTGGCTCTACCAGGTCGCCTCGGTGGTGATCTGCGGACCGGTCGCGGTGCTGGCCTTCGTCTTCGGCGACACCCCGGCGCGGTGGACCTGGTTGCTGGCGGTCGGGGTGAGTGCGGTGCTGCACGCGGTGTACGCGCTGGTGCTGCAACGCGGTTACGCCGTGGGGGAGATGTCGGTGGTCTATCCGGTGGCCCGTGGCAGCGGTCCGTTGCTGACCGTGCTGGCCGCGGTGCTGGTACTGGGTGAGCGGCCGGGCTGGGCGGGACTGCTTGGCGCGGCGGCGATCGTGGCCGGGGTGTTCGTGATCGGGCTGGGGCCCAGTTCCCAGCGTGGCGCGTTGAACGCGAGCCTGGTCTACGGCGGGCTGACCGGGGTGGCGATCGCGAGCTACACGCTGTGGGACGCCTACTCGGTGACCACCCTCGCGGTCCCGCCGCTGATCTACTTCTGCCTGGGCTCGCTGGCGCAGAGCCTGATGCTCGCCCCGGTGGCGCTGCGCAGGCCCGAGCGGGTCGCCGCGGTGTGGCGGACCTACCGCACCGAGGTCCTGGTGGTCGCGGTGTTGTCGCCACTGGGTTATGTGCTGGTGCTGTACGCGATGCGGCTGGCGCCGCTGAGTGTGGTGGCCCCGGTTCGCGAACTGTCCATTGTGCTCGGTGCGCTGCTGGCCTGGCGCTGGTTCGGCGAGGCCAACCCGGTGCGCAGGCTGATCGGGGCGGCACTGGTGCTGGCCGGGATCGCGGCGGTGGCCACGGCCTAG
- a CDS encoding DeoR/GlpR family DNA-binding transcription regulator, whose protein sequence is MQAGERQQAILQLLNARGRLTIAELSTRMSVSDMTIRRDLAQLESDGLLSRTHGGAIRLQSGSFEPPLALRTRLHAEAKRAIAAEVAGELVDGQTLVLDGGSTGMAIAEALLGRRLTVCALNLRVADILAASAQTTVMVPGGRIRPEEHSFIGPSAERTLADHRFDTFVMTVSALDVTAGLTEWNVEDAAVKRAALASSGRCLVACDSSKFGQTAFARIGGLDAADLIVTDAALDAEAGQAVQAGGTLLRLA, encoded by the coding sequence GTGCAAGCCGGCGAACGCCAGCAGGCGATCCTGCAGTTGCTCAACGCGCGTGGGCGGCTCACCATCGCCGAACTCAGCACCCGGATGTCGGTCTCGGACATGACGATCCGCCGGGATCTGGCCCAGCTGGAGTCGGACGGGCTGCTGAGCCGCACCCACGGTGGCGCGATCCGCCTGCAGAGCGGGAGTTTCGAGCCGCCGCTGGCCCTGCGGACCCGGCTGCACGCCGAGGCCAAGCGGGCCATCGCGGCCGAGGTCGCCGGCGAACTCGTCGACGGTCAGACCCTGGTCCTGGACGGTGGCAGCACCGGCATGGCGATCGCGGAGGCACTCCTCGGGCGGCGGCTGACGGTCTGCGCGCTGAACCTGCGGGTGGCCGACATCCTGGCCGCCTCGGCGCAGACCACCGTGATGGTCCCCGGCGGGCGCATCCGGCCCGAGGAGCATTCCTTCATCGGGCCCTCGGCCGAGCGCACGCTCGCCGACCACCGCTTCGACACCTTCGTCATGACCGTCTCCGCACTCGATGTCACCGCCGGGCTGACCGAGTGGAACGTGGAGGACGCCGCGGTCAAACGTGCCGCGCTGGCCAGTTCCGGCCGCTGCCTGGTGGCCTGCGACTCCTCGAAGTTCGGCCAGACCGCCTTCGCCCGCATCGGTGGCCTGGACGCCGCCGACCTGATCGTCACCGACGCCGCCCTGGACGCCGAGGCTGGCCAGGCCGTGCAGGCCGGTGGCACCCTGCTCCGCCTGGCCTGA
- a CDS encoding GMC family oxidoreductase — protein MSGVHLPDEVDTIVVGAGTGGAAFTGLLAAHSTETVLLVEAGPDYGHFTDGRWPADVLDAKAIPLSHDWGLSGTVHSGRTLDLPRAKVIGGCSAHNGCTAALGAREDYDEWARLGNPGWDAATVEPLLHWTRDRFRVRRYRMDELTSAQAAFVRAGMSTGLPFADDLDDLEAGVGIGPMPVNIVDGVRWNASLAFLDPVRHRPGLTIAGDTTVRRVLFAGSTAIGVEIDSPDGARTVRAGRVIIACGAYQSPALLLRSGVGPAADLRALDIPVVADLPGVGGHLLDHSCVQLDFHGKDGLLDDLARTPWHPDEQTVGRARSSRCDNGPYDIHVFMVAGANSGHPGLPPISLYGGAMRARSEGRITLRSNDPHDLPRIDHRYGTDPDGYDRLVLSEAAELLRTMTTQPELAAILGREASTGDPLDRIVNYCHPAGSCKMGPGTDPAAVVDARGAVRGLAGLHVADASIMPAISRGNINLPTAMIGARIAAALLDITPVDAVLEQA, from the coding sequence ATGTCCGGAGTCCACCTCCCTGACGAGGTCGACACCATCGTCGTCGGCGCGGGAACCGGCGGCGCCGCGTTCACCGGCCTCCTCGCCGCGCACAGCACCGAGACCGTGTTACTCGTCGAGGCGGGGCCCGACTACGGCCACTTCACCGACGGACGCTGGCCCGCTGATGTCCTTGACGCCAAGGCGATCCCGCTGTCCCACGACTGGGGCCTGTCCGGCACCGTCCACTCCGGACGGACGCTGGACCTGCCCCGCGCCAAGGTGATCGGCGGCTGTTCCGCGCACAACGGTTGCACCGCCGCACTCGGCGCCAGGGAGGACTACGACGAGTGGGCCCGGCTGGGCAACCCCGGCTGGGACGCCGCGACCGTGGAACCGTTGCTGCACTGGACTCGTGACCGGTTCCGGGTCCGCCGCTACCGGATGGACGAGCTGACCTCGGCCCAGGCCGCCTTCGTCCGGGCCGGGATGAGCACCGGACTGCCCTTCGCCGACGACCTCGACGACCTCGAAGCCGGAGTCGGGATCGGCCCCATGCCGGTCAACATCGTCGACGGCGTCCGGTGGAACGCGAGCCTGGCCTTCCTGGACCCGGTGCGCCACCGGCCGGGGCTGACCATCGCCGGGGACACCACCGTGCGCCGGGTGCTGTTCGCGGGCAGCACCGCGATCGGCGTCGAGATCGATAGCCCCGACGGAGCGCGGACCGTCCGCGCGGGCCGGGTCATCATCGCCTGCGGCGCCTACCAGTCCCCGGCGCTGCTGCTGCGGTCCGGCGTCGGACCCGCCGCCGACCTGCGTGCCCTCGACATCCCCGTCGTCGCCGACCTGCCGGGCGTGGGCGGTCACCTGCTCGACCACTCCTGCGTGCAGCTGGACTTCCACGGCAAGGACGGCCTCCTCGACGACCTCGCCCGGACCCCGTGGCACCCCGACGAACAGACCGTCGGCCGAGCCCGCTCCTCGCGCTGTGACAACGGGCCCTACGACATCCACGTCTTCATGGTCGCCGGCGCGAACAGCGGCCACCCCGGCCTGCCGCCGATCAGCCTCTACGGCGGTGCCATGCGCGCCCGCTCCGAAGGCCGGATCACCTTGCGCAGCAACGATCCGCACGACCTGCCGCGCATCGACCACCGCTACGGCACCGATCCCGACGGCTACGACCGGCTGGTCCTGTCCGAAGCGGCCGAGCTGCTCCGCACGATGACCACCCAGCCCGAACTCGCCGCCATCCTCGGCCGGGAGGCGAGCACCGGCGACCCCCTGGACCGGATCGTGAACTACTGCCATCCGGCGGGCAGCTGCAAGATGGGGCCTGGCACGGACCCCGCGGCGGTGGTGGACGCACGCGGTGCGGTGCGCGGCCTGGCCGGGCTGCACGTGGCCGACGCCTCGATCATGCCCGCGATCAGCCGGGGCAACATCAACCTGCCCACCGCCATGATCGGCGCCCGGATCGCCGCCGCCCTGCTGGACATCACCCCCGTCGACGCCGTGCTGGAGCAGGCATGA
- a CDS encoding SIS domain-containing protein codes for MTTPFEHDIAEQPAALLRLAEAAIPPLDALTGRAWPRIVLTGMGSSHFAGIPTWRHLIAQGTAAWSVDAGQLLDDGGLITPDTLLIVTSQSGASGEITELLDRRQGGRITPATLVGITDDRTSPLALAADLLLPLHSGPEATVSTKSYLNTLAVHRLLRAGFAGEDVERVRRTELPAAAAAVRQVLDDHGLRRALAAAAHPRHRLSCIGIRDTAATARFAALVIKESAKIAAEGYVGGEFRHGPFELAGEGHTALLFLPPDHEPDPTLQRLAKDLRTAGSQVIVVGDPRVEATTSIPVPGGSALAAGAVVAELFAVALAQANGVVPGAFVHGRKITTTR; via the coding sequence ATGACCACCCCGTTCGAACACGACATCGCCGAGCAACCCGCCGCTCTGCTGCGCCTGGCCGAAGCCGCCATCCCGCCACTGGACGCCCTCACCGGCCGGGCCTGGCCGCGGATCGTGTTGACCGGCATGGGTTCCTCCCACTTCGCCGGGATCCCGACCTGGCGACACCTCATCGCGCAAGGCACCGCGGCCTGGAGCGTTGACGCCGGTCAACTCCTCGACGACGGCGGCCTGATCACCCCCGACACGCTGCTCATCGTCACCTCCCAGTCCGGCGCGAGCGGCGAGATCACCGAACTGCTCGACCGCAGGCAAGGCGGCCGGATCACCCCCGCCACGCTGGTCGGCATCACCGACGACCGGACCAGTCCACTCGCCCTCGCCGCGGACCTCCTGCTGCCACTGCACAGCGGGCCGGAGGCCACGGTCAGCACCAAGAGCTACCTCAACACCCTCGCCGTGCACCGGTTGCTGCGTGCCGGTTTCGCTGGCGAGGACGTCGAGCGCGTGCGGCGGACCGAACTGCCAGCGGCGGCCGCGGCCGTCCGGCAGGTGCTCGACGATCACGGGCTGCGGAGGGCACTCGCCGCGGCAGCGCATCCCCGGCATCGACTGTCCTGCATCGGGATCCGGGACACCGCGGCCACTGCCCGGTTCGCCGCACTGGTCATCAAGGAGTCCGCCAAGATCGCCGCCGAAGGCTATGTCGGCGGCGAGTTCCGGCACGGCCCCTTCGAACTGGCGGGGGAGGGCCACACCGCCCTGCTGTTCCTCCCACCGGACCACGAACCGGACCCGACTCTCCAGCGCCTGGCCAAGGACCTGCGCACCGCGGGCTCCCAGGTGATCGTCGTCGGCGATCCCCGCGTCGAGGCCACGACCTCGATCCCCGTGCCCGGCGGATCCGCACTCGCCGCCGGCGCGGTGGTGGCCGAACTCTTCGCGGTCGCCCTGGCCCAGGCCAACGGAGTCGTCCCCGGCGCCTTCGTGCACGGCCGCAAGATCACCACGACCCGCTGA
- a CDS encoding ROK family protein, with protein sequence MTAVVLGIDLGGTGSRFVAVEPTSGAVLARRTAPTPHTGGPGTVRAFLREHLGAVGQGLRPVAVGVGASGPIDPHGVIRNPDTLPAFTGLPITAMLAALVPGPVVIDNDAVCAALAERATGAAQQSPRSLHITLGTGVGVCLLTGSTPFRLPDGTHPEGGHLAVALPTEPCYCGRTACWEQAASRSTLQRTAARVLGRSGTDERVIADLADLATHGDHLALATFREHGTRIAAGLATLLSLYGPDLVVLGGSAARYLPLFRPGIHSALDALGDWGPEPEIVRTRLDDYGGALGGAHLAATVWKAS encoded by the coding sequence ATGACCGCGGTGGTGCTCGGCATCGACCTCGGCGGCACCGGCAGCCGGTTCGTCGCCGTGGAGCCGACCAGCGGCGCGGTGCTCGCCCGGCGCACCGCGCCCACCCCGCACACCGGCGGCCCCGGCACCGTCCGCGCCTTCCTGCGCGAGCACCTCGGCGCGGTCGGCCAGGGACTCCGGCCGGTCGCGGTCGGTGTCGGCGCCAGCGGACCGATCGACCCGCACGGTGTCATCCGCAACCCGGACACGCTCCCGGCCTTCACCGGACTGCCGATCACCGCGATGCTCGCCGCCCTGGTGCCCGGTCCGGTGGTGATCGACAACGACGCGGTCTGCGCGGCACTGGCCGAACGCGCCACCGGCGCCGCCCAGCAGTCACCGCGATCACTGCACATCACCCTCGGCACCGGCGTCGGCGTCTGCCTGCTCACCGGCAGCACGCCGTTCCGCCTGCCCGACGGCACCCACCCCGAGGGCGGCCACCTCGCCGTCGCCCTGCCTACCGAACCCTGCTACTGCGGCCGCACCGCCTGCTGGGAACAGGCCGCCTCCCGCAGCACCCTGCAACGCACCGCGGCCCGCGTCCTTGGCCGCTCCGGCACCGATGAACGGGTCATCGCCGACCTGGCCGACCTCGCCACGCACGGCGACCACCTGGCCCTGGCCACCTTCCGCGAGCACGGCACCCGCATCGCCGCGGGGCTCGCCACCCTGCTCAGCCTGTACGGACCCGACCTGGTCGTGCTCGGCGGCAGTGCGGCGCGGTACCTGCCGCTGTTCCGGCCGGGAATCCACAGTGCACTCGACGCACTCGGCGACTGGGGCCCGGAGCCCGAGATCGTCCGCACCCGGCTCGACGACTACGGCGGCGCGCTCGGCGGCGCCCACCTGGCCGCCACCGTGTGGAAAGCAAGCTGA
- a CDS encoding ferredoxin, with translation MKISVDQDRCCGAGTCVLLAPTVFDQREEDGIVLLLDQEPPADLHEIVREAVSVCPAAAIAELA, from the coding sequence ATGAAGATCAGCGTGGACCAGGATCGCTGCTGTGGCGCGGGAACCTGCGTGCTGCTCGCGCCCACCGTGTTCGACCAGCGCGAGGAGGACGGCATCGTGCTGCTGCTCGACCAGGAGCCGCCCGCCGACCTGCACGAGATCGTGCGCGAGGCGGTCAGCGTGTGCCCGGCCGCGGCGATCGCGGAGCTGGCCTGA
- a CDS encoding TetR/AcrR family transcriptional regulator translates to MAVMTTSKAARAQATRELILAAAERLFAEHGVFAVSNRQVGEAAGQGNNTVVGYHFGTKADLVRAIIQRHADPVEEHRGRLVAEAGDSREIRDWMHCLVQPIVDHLAKLDTPTWYARFGAQVMTDPALRAIMIEEALTSPSINRIVDGLHHSLPDLPAEVRAERSDMLRQLLVHMIAERERALAEGTDTPRSSWQAAGVGLIDALTGLWLAPVSTPTEKDERP, encoded by the coding sequence ATGGCGGTCATGACGACGAGCAAGGCCGCACGGGCGCAGGCGACCAGGGAGCTGATCCTGGCCGCCGCGGAACGGCTTTTCGCCGAGCACGGGGTGTTCGCGGTGTCCAACCGGCAGGTCGGCGAGGCCGCCGGGCAGGGCAACAACACCGTGGTCGGCTACCACTTCGGCACCAAGGCCGACCTGGTCCGGGCCATCATCCAGCGGCACGCCGACCCGGTGGAGGAACACCGCGGCCGCCTGGTCGCCGAAGCCGGTGACAGCCGGGAGATCCGGGACTGGATGCACTGCCTGGTCCAGCCGATCGTCGACCACCTGGCCAAACTGGACACGCCGACCTGGTACGCCCGCTTCGGCGCCCAGGTGATGACCGACCCGGCCCTGCGGGCGATCATGATCGAGGAGGCGCTGACCTCCCCCTCGATCAACCGGATCGTGGACGGCCTGCACCACAGCCTGCCCGACCTGCCTGCCGAGGTCCGCGCCGAACGCAGCGACATGCTCCGCCAGCTGCTGGTGCACATGATCGCCGAACGCGAGCGCGCCCTGGCCGAGGGCACCGACACCCCCAGGTCCAGCTGGCAGGCGGCCGGTGTGGGCCTGATCGACGCGCTGACCGGGCTGTGGCTGGCCCCGGTCAGCACCCCGACCGAGAAGGACGAACGACCATGA
- a CDS encoding cytochrome P450 yields the protein MTQSQAGQLPRFPFETEAALEPPAEWARYQAECPVAHVRLASGDEATLLTRYDDVKSLLADPRFTRPTAADNAARVADTESGGLFNSEMSNVLPQHGEGHLRWRRMVGKWFTARRMNALRPAIEAMAEQLVDEMVAKGGPADLKAAVGFPLPVWVICDLLGVPDADRDRFAHWSDTLLSMTRYTQAEMDLAQLEFAQYMAGHIAAKRAAPGDDLLSALIGETGPDGEPMSDPALIATGMGLLIAGHETTANMISKMVAMLLADRSRWEQLLADPVLVRTAVEESLRLDANAGFGMARYLTEDLEIAGTTLPGGTTAVCSMAAANRDEEVFTGAAEMDLTRSPNPHLAFGAGAHACLGQPLARTELQVVLEVLLRRLPSLELAVPVAELRKVEGLAVGGLRELPVRWRS from the coding sequence CGCCGAGTGGGCCCGCTACCAGGCCGAATGCCCGGTCGCGCACGTGCGGCTGGCCAGCGGCGACGAGGCCACCCTGCTCACCCGCTACGACGATGTGAAGAGCCTGCTGGCCGACCCCCGGTTCACCCGGCCGACCGCGGCGGACAACGCGGCCCGGGTCGCCGACACCGAGTCCGGCGGGCTGTTCAACAGCGAGATGTCCAACGTGCTGCCCCAGCACGGCGAGGGGCACCTGCGCTGGCGGCGGATGGTCGGCAAGTGGTTCACCGCCCGCCGGATGAACGCGCTGCGACCGGCGATCGAGGCGATGGCCGAGCAGCTCGTGGACGAGATGGTCGCCAAGGGCGGACCGGCGGATCTCAAGGCGGCAGTGGGCTTTCCGCTGCCGGTGTGGGTCATCTGCGACCTGCTCGGCGTGCCGGACGCCGACCGGGACCGGTTCGCGCACTGGTCGGACACGTTGCTCAGCATGACCCGCTACACCCAGGCCGAGATGGACCTGGCCCAGCTGGAGTTCGCCCAGTACATGGCCGGGCACATCGCGGCCAAGCGGGCCGCCCCCGGCGATGACCTGCTCAGCGCGCTGATCGGCGAGACCGGGCCGGACGGCGAACCGATGTCGGATCCGGCGCTGATCGCCACCGGCATGGGACTGCTGATCGCCGGGCACGAGACCACCGCGAACATGATCAGCAAGATGGTCGCGATGCTGCTGGCCGACCGGAGTCGCTGGGAGCAGCTGCTGGCCGATCCGGTGCTGGTGCGCACCGCGGTGGAGGAGTCGCTGCGGCTGGACGCCAACGCGGGCTTCGGCATGGCGCGCTATCTCACCGAGGACCTGGAGATCGCCGGGACCACGTTGCCCGGCGGCACCACCGCGGTGTGCAGCATGGCCGCGGCCAACCGGGACGAGGAGGTCTTCACCGGCGCCGCCGAGATGGACCTGACCCGCAGCCCCAACCCGCACCTGGCCTTCGGCGCCGGGGCGCACGCCTGCCTGGGTCAGCCGCTGGCCAGGACCGAGTTGCAGGTGGTCCTGGAGGTGCTGTTGCGCAGGCTGCCCTCGCTCGAACTGGCCGTGCCGGTGGCGGAGTTGCGCAAGGTGGAGGGGCTCGCGGTGGGCGGATTGCGGGAGCTTCCGGTTCGATGGCGGTCATGA